The nucleotide window GAACTGTACAAGGTAAAAGCACCTCCATTTCTTCAACAAGTTACTTATATTTCATTAGCACTTTTATATGCTGCTTTAACTCCATCACTGTAGGAGATATAAAAGTGGTTTACAAGTGATGTTCAGCACTTTTAGAAAGTTTAGGGCTTAAATCTgagtaccttttttttttcacactaTGTTGAGGTGACAAAGAGGCTAAGAGTGAATGATTAATATTATAGATGCATTTCTGAATATCTATCATGATAAAACATTTTCAGGTATATCAAACTTCTTTTTGTGTGCGTGTGTATGTTTATGCATTGCTCAGTTTGTTTTTACATTTACCGGTTTTGCAGAGGGCGGGGAGGATTGAAGAAGAGATTGAAATGCTTCAATCCAAATTGAAACACATTGACGAAGGTATAGCTTTTGGTGGAAGGAGGACAAAGACCGCAAGATCTCAGGGGAAAAAGGTTCAAATTACTGTTGAACAAGAGAGATCAAGGTGAATATCACAGCTTTCTCATTCTTCTTACTAATTTTACCACAAAGTTTTTGCATAATTAGATGACTTAGGTCCTTTATCAATGCAGAATACTAGGAAACTTGGCCTGGGCTTACTTGCAGCAAGGTAATTACAAAACTGCTGAAGAATATTACATGTAAGTTTTCTTGCATCCTTCTCTATATTCCTACATGTGAaaccatattttcttttatatatatatatatatatatatgatttattCCATAAAAATCTCAGGAAATCTCTGTCATTGGAGCTAGATAAGAACAAGCAGTGCAATTTGGCAATCTGCTTGATGCACATGAACAGACTTGCGGAAGCAAAATCTCTGCTTCAAGTCGTAAGAGCTTCATCTGGAAATAAACCAATGGATGAATCTTACGCTAAGTCCTTTGAGCGTGCAATTCAGATGCTGACTGAACTAGAGGCAAAATCAGTTTTAAGACCAATTCAACTGGATGAAAACTGCTGCAAAGAAATTTCAAGATTCCCTATATCACCCATCAACAGAAACTCGAAACAAGGTAATAGCTTGACAAACGAAGGTCAGCATTATGTTTCTGGATGCATGATCTCTAGAAGATGGGCTGATGGACATGAAGAAGAGACTGTATCTGTTAATAAGTGGAAGAAAGATTGTTATTTCAAAAACTCATGTGAGGGCAGGTCTAGTTTTTCCAGCAGAATGAAGGAAAATCAGGGTGGTATAGTTGGAACCGAAACAACTCCATATTCAAAAACATTCTTTTCTCCAGCTCCTGATATATGGAATCGAGAAGTTCTATTTACACAACCAAGAAGATCTTCACGGGGATTTAATGATGGACATCAGACTAGGGAAATATGGGGACGTGGTGTTGGcagttcaaataaaaaactttcATTTGAGTCATGTTCAAGAACAGAAAACATGCGAGCACATGTTGTTCGAAGTCTCAATGAAGATTTGCTAGCCTCAACAACTGGAAAGTCAGAAGTGGCATTTCAAAACTCAGTATCTAGTATTTCTTCACCAATTAGCAGAGATTTGAGGAGGAGGCCCCAAAAAGATGCAGCAGTACGATCTGTTTTGCAACCTATATCAAGTGGAAATTGGAAGTGTACTTCTCGGGCAAATGATGGCTGTTTCCAACTGAAAGATGAAGCTGTGGTGGTCAGTTCTTCCCAGAATACTGTGAATGGAGACTGGAGAAGGACCAGTTGGGAAAATGATGGTATGAAGAAATCTGCAGAACCACTAATGGTAGGTGAAGATGCAAAAGCACTAGAAATTTCAACTGATGGAGGTCCGAATCAGAGTTCTGATACAACTGCTTTTGTGGAAGACTGCTTTGGAGAGAACACTTCCAGTAAAGTAGATGATGTCCATCAACCCATAGCAGAAAATCAAAAGCCGGCGCCTGATTTTTCAATGTACAGTAAGTGTAAGAAAAGTTGGGCAGATatggttgaagaagaagaacaagaattgCTGAATGGAAGAACCGAGTATTTTGATAGTTGGTATACTGAAGATGGGTTTAACAATGAGAACCTGAATTGCAACATAACCCCTGAAAGTCCTTGTCTACAAAGTCAAATGAAAAGTTTGGGCCAAAAGCTTCAATCCACTGATCTTGTAGATGAATATGTATCTGGAAATGCTGCTTCATCAAGGAATTCTACCGTGCGCCGTTCTTTGTGCTTTGGTCAGCAGCAGGAGCAAGAGTCAGTAGATTACATCAGTTCATCACCAGTTCCAAAGGaggctttgaattttgaagGCTCTGACTCTGTGCAGGCAAATGGGAAGGGTTCTATTTATGGAAAGAATTCGAGTTTCAGTAGGAGAAAAAGGTTGCAGAGTTTCCAAGATATAACTGAATTTCAAGACAGTCCATGAGCTTTGAATCAGTTACAGACAGAGAACAAATGTCCCCATGGAAAAACTGCAGTGTTTGTTTATGCCAATTGATATACAGTATTATATAGTACTTGTTGGAGTATCTCTGTAT belongs to Prunus persica cultivar Lovell chromosome G4, Prunus_persica_NCBIv2, whole genome shotgun sequence and includes:
- the LOC18780931 gene encoding uncharacterized protein LOC18780931 — translated: MWTRDKSLHTRGFSTPPPTWKSGPPNPPMVPMSERKRVSPSDGGDLFHVMHKVPVGDSPYVRAKQVQLIEKDPSKAISLFWAAINAGDRVDSALKDMAIVMKQLNRSEEAIEAIKSFRHLCPHDSQESLNNVLVELYKRAGRIEEEIEMLQSKLKHIDEGIAFGGRRTKTARSQGKKVQITVEQERSRILGNLAWAYLQQGNYKTAEEYYMKSLSLELDKNKQCNLAICLMHMNRLAEAKSLLQVVRASSGNKPMDESYAKSFERAIQMLTELEAKSVLRPIQLDENCCKEISRFPISPINRNSKQGNSLTNEGQHYVSGCMISRRWADGHEEETVSVNKWKKDCYFKNSCEGRSSFSSRMKENQGGIVGTETTPYSKTFFSPAPDIWNREVLFTQPRRSSRGFNDGHQTREIWGRGVGSSNKKLSFESCSRTENMRAHVVRSLNEDLLASTTGKSEVAFQNSVSSISSPISRDLRRRPQKDAAVRSVLQPISSGNWKCTSRANDGCFQLKDEAVVVSSSQNTVNGDWRRTSWENDGMKKSAEPLMVGEDAKALEISTDGGPNQSSDTTAFVEDCFGENTSSKVDDVHQPIAENQKPAPDFSMYSKCKKSWADMVEEEEQELLNGRTEYFDSWYTEDGFNNENLNCNITPESPCLQSQMKSLGQKLQSTDLVDEYVSGNAASSRNSTVRRSLCFGQQQEQESVDYISSSPVPKEALNFEGSDSVQANGKGSIYGKNSSFSRRKRLQSFQDITEFQDSP